The following proteins are co-located in the Betta splendens chromosome 9, fBetSpl5.4, whole genome shotgun sequence genome:
- the LOC114862528 gene encoding nuclear factor 7, ovary-like, with the protein MYNLKEVLWNTMENLKGEEFKNFKWFLKQRDIVGCSLTIPESRLETADRQDTVDLMVQKYACHEVLKITKKILQKISRNDLVERLKELNNRDTALLICEYENKKATLTKRQLQITTMIQKRRMNICEIRRSAELSQRFATRQTRDSEKVFTELLQSVKRNLSDLVQAIEEKQKTTQKQAEAAIEELEKDISELTKASVELEQLSHVQDQVEFLQGYSSLNAAPLTETELSIAPPSYGRAVGKAVHQLKEDFAKKTQVLIAKAQLSRVQQFAVNVTLDPDTANPYLVLTDDGKQVHCGYNPLNLPDKPQRFNSAINVLGKQSISSGRFYYEVHVEGSTSWDLGVVRESVNRKGSVEAKPDNGYWTMCLRNGDNYKAPAVKLRVQTPPKKVGVFVDYDKGSVSFYDVDSADVLHSFSGCSFQGKLHPFFSPGLQRGKNPTALIISSVNVD; encoded by the exons ATGTACAACCTTAAAGAAGTGCTCTGGAACACGATGGAAAACCTGAAAGGGGAGGAGTTCAAGAACTTCAAGTGGTTCCTCAAGCAACGGGACATTGTAGGTTGTTCCTTAACCATCCCAGAGTCCCGGCTGGAAACGGCAGACCGGCAGGACACCGTGGATCTGATGGTGCAAAAATACGCCTGCCATGAGGTTCTGAAGATCACAAAGAAGATTTTACAGAAGATCAGCAGGAATGATCTGGTGGAAAGACTGAAAG AACTCAACAACCGAGACACTGCTCTTCTCATCTGTGAATATGAGAACAAGAAGGCCACACTCACAAAGAGACAACTTCAGATCACAACGATGATCCAGAAAAGACGGATGAACATCTGTGAGATCAGAAGGTCAGCAGAGCTCAGCCAGAGGTTTGCAACCAGACAGACCCGAGACAGCGAGAAGGTCTTTACTGAGCTGCTTCAGTCGGTCAAGAGAAATCTGTCGGACCTCGTCCAAGCTAttgaagaaaagcagaaaacaaccCAGAAACAGGCAGAAGCAGCCATtgaagagctggagaaggacaTTTCAGAACTGACAAAAGCAAGTGTGGAGTTGGAGCAGCTCTCACACGTCCAAGACCAAGTAGAATTCCTACAAGGCTACTCGTCCTTAAACGCTGCTCCACTCACTGAGACAGAGCTCAGCATCGCGCCGCCGTCGTATGGCCGGGCGGTGGGAAAGGCTGTGCATCAGCTCAAGGAGGACTTTGCCAAGAAGACTCAGGTGTTGATCGCTAAAGCCCAGCTGAGCAGGGTCCAGCAGTTTGCAGTGAATGTGACTCTAGATCCTGATACAGCAAATCCTTATCTTGTCCTGACTGATGATGGAAAACAAGTTCACTGTGGTTATAACCCACTAAATCTCCCAGACAAACCACAAAGATTTAATTCTGCCATCAATGTCCTTGGAAAGCAAAGCATCTCTTCAGGCAGGTTTTACTACGAGGTCCATGTAGAGGGAAGTACGTCCTGGGATTTAGGCGTCGTTAGAGAGTCAGTCAACAGAAAGGGATCAGTCGAAGCAAAGCCTGACAACGGCTACTGGACCATGTGTCTAAGGAACGGAGACAACTACAAAGCTCCTGCTGTGAAGCTCAGAGTCCAAACTCCACCAAAAAAGGTGGGAGTGTTCGTGGATTATGACAAAGGTTCGGTGTCTTTTTACGACGTAGACTCTGCAGACGTTCTCCACTCCTTCAGCGGCTGTTCCTTCCAAGGGAAACTCCATCCATTCTTCAGTCCTGGTCTTCAGCGTGGGAAAAACCCAACAGCTCTCATCATTTCCTCTGTTAACGTTGATTAG
- the dyrk2 gene encoding dual specificity tyrosine-phosphorylation-regulated kinase 2 isoform X2, translating into MLTKKPGASVLPTGKVGEPVYSPGHSGSQTTSPVTLPPLRNNNHHPLAGGSKAAMSDAVQSSQSQGHTTQLCEENTNKRQVLNSQPNGLAPLSSSRPGLPLPDRQTSASEPAQHCRQGSATSNKSMDSKPKVNSMSPELAMKQFMSKMSSFEHHEVFTFPEIFFVGPNAKKRSGVMGGANNGGYDDDQGSYIQVPHDHIAYRYEVLKVIGKGSFGQVVKAFDHKLQTHVALKMVRNEKRFHRQAAEEIRILEHLRKQDKDSSMNVIHMLENFTFRNHICMTFELLSMNLYELIKKNKFQGFSLPLVRKFAHSILQCLDLLHKNRIIHCDLKPENILLKQQGRSGIKVIDFGSSCYEHQRVYTYIQSRFYRAPEVILGSRYGMPIDMWSLGCILAELLTGYPLLPGEDEADQLACIIELLGMPSQKLLDASKRSKNFVSSKGYPRYCTVTTLPDGTTVLNSGRSRRGKCLEWDSALRMTPSQALRHPWLRRRLPKPPMGTTTSDKTSSSKRGTTTTDGTITAISKLATSSTTTSSSSKTRTNLAAITDANGNIQPRTVLPKLVS; encoded by the exons ATGTTAACCAAGAAGCCCGGAGCCTCGGTCCTTCCGACGG gcAAAGTGGGCGAGCCAGTGTACTCTCCTGGTCACAGCGGCTCTCAGACAACATCGCCCGTCACCCTGCCACCGCTTCGAAATAACAACCACCACCCCCTCGCG gGTGGGTCTAAAGCTGCCATGTCAGACGCTGTCCAGTCATCACAGTCGCAAGGCCACACCACCCAGCTGTGCGAGGAGAACACCAACAAGCGCCAAGTCCTTAACTCCCAGCCCAACGGCCTGGCTCCGCTCAGCTCCTCCCGACCGGGTCTGCCACTGCCAGACCGGCAGACCTCTGCCTCTGAACCAGCCCAACACTGCCGGCAGGGCAGTGCCACCTCCAACAAGTCAATGGACAGCAAGCCAAAGGTCAACTCCATGTCCCCAGAACTAGCCATGAAGCAGTTCATGTCCAAAATGTCGTCGTTTGAACACCATGAGGTGTTCACCTTTCCTGAGA TCTTTTTTGTTGGTCCAAATGCTAAGAAGAGATCAGGTGTCATGGGTGGCGCAAACAACGGCGGCTATGATGATGATCAAGGATCCTACATCCAAGTCCCACATGACCACATCGCCTACCGCTATGAAGTTCTAAAGGTCATCGGAAAAGGCAGCTTTGGACAG GTGGTGAAGGCTTTCGACCACAAGTTGCAGACCCATGTGGCTCTTAAGATGGTCCGCAATGAGAAGCGCTTTCACcgacaggcagcagaggagatcCGTATCCTGGAGCACCTGAGAAAGCAGGACAAGGACTCAAGTATGAACGTCATCCACATGCTAGAGAACTTCACCTTTAGAAACCACATCTGCATGACCTTCGAGCTGCTCAGCATGAACCTGTATGAGCTCATCAAGAAGAACAAGTTTCAGGGCTTCAGCCTCCCGCTGGTCAGGAAGTTCGCCCACTCCATCCTTCAGTGTCTGGACTTGTTGCACAAGAACCGCATCATCCACTGCGACCTCAAGCCCGAAAACATTTTACTTAAGCAGCAGGGACGCAGCGGAATCAAG GTTATAGACTTTGGTTCCAGCTGTTATGAACATCAGCGAGTTTACACCTACATTCAGTCCAGGTTTTACCGAGCACCAGAGGTCATTCTGG GCTCCAGGTATGGGATGCCTATCGACATGTGGTCTCTGGGTTGCATCCTCGCTGAGCTGCTGACCGGTTATCCACTGCTGCCGGGTGAAGATGAAGCTGACCAGTTGGCCTGCATTATCGAACTACTTGGCATGCCCAGCCAGAAGCTCCTTGACGCCTCCAAGAGATCCAAGAACTTTGTGTCGTCCAAAGGATACCCACGTTACTGCACCGTCACCACCCTACCAGATGGCACCACTGTGCTGAACAGTGGCCGATCTCGACGAGGGAAG TGTCTAGAGTGGGACTCAGCACTCAGGATGACACCCAGCCAGGCATTGCGCCACCCATGGCTGAGGAGGCGCCTTCCCAAACCTCCAATGGGAACTACCACAAGTGACAAGACTTCCTCATCTAAGCGGGGCACCACCACAACCGATGGCACCATCACCGCCATCTCAAAGCTTGCCACCTCTTCGACCaccacatcttcctcctccaaaACCAGGACTAACTTAGCGGCGATCACTGATGCCAATGGGAACATCCAACCTAGGACAGTTCTGCCCAAACTGGTCAGCTGA
- the dyrk2 gene encoding dual specificity tyrosine-phosphorylation-regulated kinase 2 isoform X1, with translation MLTKKPGASVLPTGKVGEPVYSPGHSGSQTTSPVTLPPLRNNNHHPLAGGSKAAMSDAVQSSQSQGHTTQLCEENTNKRQVLNSQPNGLAPLSSSRPGLPLPDRQTSASEPAQHCRQGSATSNKSMDSKPKVNSMSPELAMKQFMSKMSSFEHHEVFTFPEIFFVGPNAKKRSGVMGGANNGGYDDDQGSYIQVPHDHIAYRYEVLKVIGKGSFGQVVKAFDHKLQTHVALKMVRNEKRFHRQAAEEIRILEHLRKQDKDSSMNVIHMLENFTFRNHICMTFELLSMNLYELIKKNKFQGFSLPLVRKFAHSILQCLDLLHKNRIIHCDLKPENILLKQQGRSGIKVIDFGSSCYEHQRVYTYIQSRFYRAPEVILGSRYGMPIDMWSLGCILAELLTGYPLLPGEDEADQLACIIELLGMPSQKLLDASKRSKNFVSSKGYPRYCTVTTLPDGTTVLNSGRSRRGKVRGPPGSKDWNAALKGCDDALFLDFLKQCLEWDSALRMTPSQALRHPWLRRRLPKPPMGTTTSDKTSSSKRGTTTTDGTITAISKLATSSTTTSSSSKTRTNLAAITDANGNIQPRTVLPKLVS, from the exons ATGTTAACCAAGAAGCCCGGAGCCTCGGTCCTTCCGACGG gcAAAGTGGGCGAGCCAGTGTACTCTCCTGGTCACAGCGGCTCTCAGACAACATCGCCCGTCACCCTGCCACCGCTTCGAAATAACAACCACCACCCCCTCGCG gGTGGGTCTAAAGCTGCCATGTCAGACGCTGTCCAGTCATCACAGTCGCAAGGCCACACCACCCAGCTGTGCGAGGAGAACACCAACAAGCGCCAAGTCCTTAACTCCCAGCCCAACGGCCTGGCTCCGCTCAGCTCCTCCCGACCGGGTCTGCCACTGCCAGACCGGCAGACCTCTGCCTCTGAACCAGCCCAACACTGCCGGCAGGGCAGTGCCACCTCCAACAAGTCAATGGACAGCAAGCCAAAGGTCAACTCCATGTCCCCAGAACTAGCCATGAAGCAGTTCATGTCCAAAATGTCGTCGTTTGAACACCATGAGGTGTTCACCTTTCCTGAGA TCTTTTTTGTTGGTCCAAATGCTAAGAAGAGATCAGGTGTCATGGGTGGCGCAAACAACGGCGGCTATGATGATGATCAAGGATCCTACATCCAAGTCCCACATGACCACATCGCCTACCGCTATGAAGTTCTAAAGGTCATCGGAAAAGGCAGCTTTGGACAG GTGGTGAAGGCTTTCGACCACAAGTTGCAGACCCATGTGGCTCTTAAGATGGTCCGCAATGAGAAGCGCTTTCACcgacaggcagcagaggagatcCGTATCCTGGAGCACCTGAGAAAGCAGGACAAGGACTCAAGTATGAACGTCATCCACATGCTAGAGAACTTCACCTTTAGAAACCACATCTGCATGACCTTCGAGCTGCTCAGCATGAACCTGTATGAGCTCATCAAGAAGAACAAGTTTCAGGGCTTCAGCCTCCCGCTGGTCAGGAAGTTCGCCCACTCCATCCTTCAGTGTCTGGACTTGTTGCACAAGAACCGCATCATCCACTGCGACCTCAAGCCCGAAAACATTTTACTTAAGCAGCAGGGACGCAGCGGAATCAAG GTTATAGACTTTGGTTCCAGCTGTTATGAACATCAGCGAGTTTACACCTACATTCAGTCCAGGTTTTACCGAGCACCAGAGGTCATTCTGG GCTCCAGGTATGGGATGCCTATCGACATGTGGTCTCTGGGTTGCATCCTCGCTGAGCTGCTGACCGGTTATCCACTGCTGCCGGGTGAAGATGAAGCTGACCAGTTGGCCTGCATTATCGAACTACTTGGCATGCCCAGCCAGAAGCTCCTTGACGCCTCCAAGAGATCCAAGAACTTTGTGTCGTCCAAAGGATACCCACGTTACTGCACCGTCACCACCCTACCAGATGGCACCACTGTGCTGAACAGTGGCCGATCTCGACGAGGGAAGGTAAGAGGTCCACCGGGGAGCAAAGACTGGAACGCAGCACTAAAAGGCTGCGATGATGCACTGTTTCTGGACTTCCTCAAACAGTGTCTAGAGTGGGACTCAGCACTCAGGATGACACCCAGCCAGGCATTGCGCCACCCATGGCTGAGGAGGCGCCTTCCCAAACCTCCAATGGGAACTACCACAAGTGACAAGACTTCCTCATCTAAGCGGGGCACCACCACAACCGATGGCACCATCACCGCCATCTCAAAGCTTGCCACCTCTTCGACCaccacatcttcctcctccaaaACCAGGACTAACTTAGCGGCGATCACTGATGCCAATGGGAACATCCAACCTAGGACAGTTCTGCCCAAACTGGTCAGCTGA